TTCAGTCTGCACTCCTATGCAAGCCCCCTCTGTGAGGCTGGAAGATGGACAAGAGGACCCTCATAAAAGGGAGGTGAGAGAAAACACACCAACCCAACCCCTGCTCAGAAGCAAACTCCTTGTAGTCTCTTGTCCTAGTTCATGAGTGAGCCCTTTGGACAGGGCCTGGGAGGGCTAGGCGAGTGGGTAGGTAAGGGCCCCTCGACCCCAGCCCTGGGAGGCTATACCAGGGGAGTATCCATTAGCCCCATCAGTGTGGCATGGCTGTGATACGCATGCTCTGGGAGGCGATGGGGTAAGTCACCATGGGAGTGGTGGTGTGGCTCATTGTGATTCCTGCCAAGGGTTGGGCCATCGATACAGCCACAGGAGCCACAGATACAGCCACAGGAGCCATGGAGACAGGTGGGGGTGCCATTCCCTGGGCAATTGTTTGAGCCAGAGCAGCCGACAGTGGCGTGATCTCTGGGTTCaagtgtgggggtgggggtggtggagcGGCAGGCGGTGCAGCATTAGCTGGGGGAGCAGCTGGAGCTCCCGCAGGGGCCACCAGTTCTTGCTGGGACACGGGGCGAGGCTGTAGAGCCTGGCTGCTGAGAGTAGTGTGAGTCTGGGCGATGCCATGGTTAAAAGTGGCGACAGTGCCCACAGTGGGGGCCAGAGTCTGCTCAGTTGCTGGTGCAGTGGAGCTCAGGGTCATGACCTTGGCCTGATTGCGGAACTGGGCATTTTGTTCCAGCAGTACCTCGTTGGTGGCCAGAAGGTTGCTGACCTGCTTCTTTAGCTCCTCTACCCGCTTCCTGAGCATGGCATTCTCTTCCTCTAGCAGCCTGCACTCCACCCCTCGGGGTGGAGCCAGGCTGTATTCATACGATTCAAAATGGGGGCCATCTGGGGGGCAGCATCCACCTCGCCGGCGCTTGGGGCCTGGCTCATGGTCCTCAAAGCCCCTGTCAGGGAGGTCGTAGATATCATAGAGGTCATGACGTCGTCCTGGGGGAACTGGGCCTGTTGAGCCCCCACCACCAGCACCTCCTCCACCCCGGGCATCAAACTCAAAATCCCGCTGCAGGTGACGGAACTTGCACTTGGCGCCTCTCTGGCAATCACCCTTGAGAAAGTCACGGCAGATAGGGACCTCCTCCTTCCCATTTGGTAGGTCAGCTGGTGAAAGGCCCAGGCCGGCTGCCACTTTCTGCCTCAGCCGAGGGGGAAGCTCTCCTGTCTTTTTATAGCCATCCTCATCCTCCTTGGAGCCATGGATGAATCGGCAGTTTGGGCGGCTACACTCCTTGTTCTGGAAGTCATGGCAGAAGATGAACTCGTTTTTGCTCACCCCCAAGTTGGACACCTCACTCATGTCCGGATGGCGATAGCGGCAACGCTTGCCTCGCTTGCACACATTCCTCAGGAAGTCTCTACAGATAGCATCTGAGCTGGCCCCGCCACTGCCTGCCCCTGTCCCACTGGCCTCCTCGCTGCCACCGCCTCCAGGGCCTCCACCGCTGCTCCCAGTGCCGTTGGCATAGCTGTCCCGGTCAGGCATCCTGGTCCCCCCCAACTCAgggctttcttccttttcttgccaCCCTTGGTGACTGCTAGGAAAGAGGAGAGCTGTGTCAAACAGGAGTCCTCCAGAGGGGCCAAACTCTTGCTGACTATATGGCAGGCAGTCCAGCAAGAGGCAGGCCACAGGCACAATAGCTCTGGAGATGGAGAATCTAACGGATGAGAATTCTGCCTGGACTGGCTGGCCTGTCAGAAGTCCTGCCCAGGCCCTGTGCACCTGGTCTAGGTCAGAATGATTCACACTTGCCTGGCTGtcggagggagggagctgggatgAAGCTACCTCATCTCACTAACGATGATATGCCaaggagggagcagggagagaacAGTGTTGGATTTTATTTCCCCTTCTGAACTGACCTTATTAAAGTTGtggaatcaaaattaaaactgctGTTGGTGTCTCATTAGGCTAAGAGGAGACTGGGAACAGTGGCTAAGATAAGCTGGTGAGCGACTAAGGGCTGTGGATAATGGAGTACTGGTGACATTACTTCCCTGACCCCCTCTTCCCTGGGATCTCAGGTGAGGACTCTATGAAGTATCAGATCTCTAGACCCCAGGAAATCCTGAGTAAAAAGACTGGTATCACCAGCTTGAGGGCAATACCTAAACCTGTCATTTTTTGGTATTCTCTCCCAGATTACCATTTTTCTCAACTCTAGGGTggtcagccccctccccctccatttCAGGGGAAGAGTTCTACAGCTGGAATCTCTACTTATGGACCTCAAAAGGACAAAACCATTTGTGGCAAGATCAAGGCAATAGAAAGGAGTTACTTTCACAGGAACAAGTGACCTTTCTTTCCCCATTCTATACCCCTCCTACCCCTCCATGGGAAGATCCCACTGACATCAAACCACACCATTCCTTGCCCTATAAAGATGCTCTTTACTTACAGACTctataaaagcttttaaaatctcCTCTTTCCCAAAAGAGCTCAAGAACATCAGTCCACTGCCCTGGTTCTAGCGCTGTCCTCTCCCCACTGCCAACAAGACTAGGAGTCCCTGCTACCACGTGTCTGACCTCCTAAGCCTTTCCTAGCCTTTTCAGGCTCCCCCTACTGTTCAAATAGGAAAACTTCATATTGTTTCCCCTTGAGTATAAGGGAATCTTTCCAATTTCTTTGGCCTTGACCACCCGCAACGACCCGGTCCGTTGCCTTGACTTTGCCTTCAAGGCAAAATGAACCCTAAAAATGAACCGACTAGCTCACAGGCCAGAGTTGCAAGAAAATCCGTAAAAGAGGGGTCATCTTCCTCCAAAGGGAGGTAGTCTCAGAAAGACACAAacaatcaaggaaaaaagagtgggaaaagagaagacacaaattttcACTAAAAGGCGAATGACCTGGTGAAAAATAAATGGCATCTATCCAAGCCTGACCCGTGTTACAAGTCCCACCAGAAGCTGATAATCATATCTGATATTCCTCCCCACCCAACTTTCCCAGGATTGTTTGATACCTGAGGTAGCTCAGGTGAAGTCCGGGGCTCCTGTGGGTCTCCACCTCCACATCACTGCTGGGTtctgaacaggagaaaaacagagactTGGGTGTGAGAAGGGGTAAGAATAGAGGACTACGGGGTGGTTGTTATAAGAATGAAGTCTGACAAAATGGCAAGAGCTCTGGGCACGTCAAGATTTTCTTAGGATTCAAACTGAACTTCCCCTGTCAAAGGGAGAAGCTGCCAGTAAGAAGAAAGTAGTAAGGAACAGAACTAATTTGGAGAGCCTAGGAGGACGGGTTGGAAAACCAGCCCTGAGTGAACAAAGGGTGAGGGGCACCCTATCTCAAGGTGAAGGAGGATGTGGGGATCAAAGCCCGGCTTAGGGTTGGGGTTAGGAACTCCGAACAGGGAGCCGTGCAAGGGCAGCGACTGACAGTGCAATGGGATGGCGGATTAGACTTGAGGGCGGTGATTGTGACGCTTCGCAACACCCCAGAGTTTGCGAAAAAAGTCCTAGGAGTTTACCGCAGCATGTCTCTAGCCTGGCAGGTTCTGTGCAGTGCCGCCGGAGCCCAGCCGGGGACCAGGTGAATAGGACACTAAAGGGAGCACTTAGTGAAGCGGGGAACGGGACTCCAGGTGACATCAAGCAGAGGGGATGGGCAAGGCTGTGACGTCACGGAGCTGGCGTTTGCTCGCGAAGCGGGGTCAGTCAGAAAAGGGATTCGGCCCTGATACGTGAGGAAGAGCCAAGTCGGTCCTGGGGGGCCTTGTGTAGCCCGGCCGAGCCCAGCCGCTGGGCCGGCCCCGACTCCTCCCCTCCGGGCGCGGCCTCCACCTAAGTCTCCCGCCTCCCTCACCTGCCGCCGCCGCCGTAGTTGCTGCTGCCGCCTGCCGGTCCTCTAGCTTCGACAAAGAGCCGCCTACCCTATCGCCCTTCCGCTTCCTGCGGAAGAAATGACACTCTAGCCACCAGACCCGGAACCACACTCTATGGTGTGCGAAGTACTTGCGCGACAAGCCGCAGGAAATTCCCAGCAAGCTTTGCGTGTCACCATGGCAACCCGACCCAACAACAAAGAGCCCCCCGAAGAGAGACTTCGTAATGCAGGCCTAGACAAGGGAGGGGAACCACTTTTTGCCCCCATGCCCGCGAGATCAACTTGAAAACTGTCCCTGGCGTGTTTAACACCCTTTCCAGGAAGTAAGGGCCACCCAATGCTCCAGCAGCTCCGAGGGCCGGAACCCTCACACCCGACTTGCAGCCTGAGTAGCTTGCTTGACTTCCTCTACATCACGGGGTAGAGAGATCGACTGTACTGGTACAGAATCCCCAGCCAATGGAACCATAAAGACCACATAACACAcaagactaatttttttcttcagctaaGACAGCAAAAGAGATTATTTATTGTTACATGTTACATTCAGCCACAACTGAGAATAGAACTAGTCCAGTATGTCAAAGGTCCAGGGCAAAGGACCAAAAGGGACCGTTTTGATACGAGCAAAGTGGGCCTCTCAAAGGTGGTTGAGgagatcagaatggccatcgatGTTCCAGATGCACTGAGACAAGTTCTAGACAGTAGGCAAGCAGTCCAACAATTTGTACCAGCGTCCCTGGCCTCGGGCTTCCCTTGTTTCTGCTCCTGTGGCTTCCATGGGTGTGAAAGTTTACTTGGACCTCTGCctcatctttcttctcttgcGCTTCAGCCTGAAAACCAGACATAAGAATACACCTCCTGCCCACAAACCCGAGTTCAGTCTTTCCCTCCCATTTTACATCTAGACACAAGGGACGGGTAAAATCAACAAACAATATACGATGCTACCGTCTTGTGTCCCAACTCCTGGCTTTGGCCAGTCAATGCTCATAACGTTTTTCACCTAAAGTTGTTTTAGATTTCTAAACCAAACGTTCCTCCCAAGTTTTATCCAAGGCGCGCTCCACTTCCCCCCTCCTGTACTGGAAACGAAACGTCTCAGCATACCTGCGCATTCGCTTCTTCCTCCACTGGCAACCGACCATAACCAGAGGCAGAGGATAAAACAGGTATCATTAGTTTTAGTAACAAGTTTAGACAGGGATATGAAGAGCATTATATGAGTAACCACATCAACAATTTGGACTCCCACCCGGATCCCATACGTAAAACCCCGAATCCCGCATGCGCTCTTCTACTCCCGCCCTCTCTCGCACTCCCAGCCTCTCTCACCACAGCACTTACCCACCACTTCCTTTGCTTCTCCCCAAACTATCCTTCCTCTCCCAACATCTCTTGGGCACCCTTGAGAACCCGGCGATCCCAGAACGATGGCGGACTTCCCTTGCCAAGGTCTACCCCCACAATCGCCAATTCTTAACAGCCTCAGCTCACTGCCAGGGACTGCCTACCTTCGCTCTCATGGTGCGGAGGTTTCTACGGGAAAGAAAAAGAGTCTGCAGTTAGTTTGCTATAACGATGGTAAGTGCAGAGATCAGATGTTAATGGATTGTACTCGGAATAAGAACACAGCAGCACAGACACTCACCTCCGAAGATGGCGCTAAGGCCGAGAGAAGGGTAGAGGCCCGCCTACGGATATTTAATGGAACGCTCATTGTCGTCATTTCCGCTGTCTCGCCCTGCCCCTAGGGGCGGGGCTGCCCGAGGGGAGTAACAATAGCTTTCGGCCTTAGGTACCTGAGAAGTGATTGAATTAGGAAAGTTCTGttggaaaacagtattttgagTTTGAGTTACAAAATTCCCCTTCTCCCAGTTTTATTATGAGGATActgtattatttaaatatgagCACATATATCCAATAAGAGACCTAGAGGTGCAAACGAGCAAAGGACTGCTACTTCCGCCTTCCCTCTCATTGCTTCATGGGAGTTGCAGTTTCCTGGAGATATCCTCCATTTTACTATGGATAGGTGCAGATTGAACAAAAACTCCTGATTTGTTTTACTGGTTTACCTTATTTTCTAAACTAAATTGCTGCAGGGAGATTCGATCTTGGAACTTACAAAGGTCCTAAGATTTCAGAACGTTGGAAGGATGTAAAGTGAGGAGTCGAGAAAGCTGTCATGCTACAGAGAACTTTGTAACTATCGAAGATAAACTTTTCCTAGCCAAGTCCGGTCTTTCTCTACAATGCCTGAGGCAGATTGTCACTATATTCCTGGCCACGATGCATcttgttcagaaaatatttaagtgaTTCTCCTGCATAGGATGAAGATCAAATCAATGGACAGAGGGGAAGCAAGATGAGCTACACATTTCTTTAGGGCAAGAATGGTATCTGGTGGCAAGACAACTTCCCAGTCTCACGGTATGGTTAGGTCAGAAGTACCCGGAAAAGACACCCAAAGATTTGGCTACAGTTATGAAGGATGAAGGAGAACCCTTCATCGTACAGACTTCACCTTATTCACTGTAAGATACAGTATGGCTTGTTATAATCCCTTTTTTAGTGGTTTCCCTttataaaatttcactttttagCTCTGGAAAAACAAGGTTTCTAACTTTAGGGCCCTTGTTCCAAGTGCTTAAGCGGTTCTAGTATTGTCACCAGCAGAAGGTAATgtgtttgaaaacaaaaaaccccaggattatttttatatcaaatcCACTGGGACCTCACCTGTTGATTGCCCACTGTCTGTAAGTTCTCATGAAGGGATGTGTTCAGTTTCGTTCAGCATAGTATCTTCAGGTCAGCAATGCCTCATATGTAAGATGCTCTAATACAAATTACCCATCCAATCTCAGGCTGGCCCTGAAAAATTGCATAACACTAAATGCATTCTTCCTGGCTTCCTAAATCAAGATAATCACTTGCATAGTGTTCTTATTTTTTGCAGTAAACATTAATGCCCTGAACAGCGTCGGCAGCAAGGTGTATGTTTTTACTTCAGAAAACTAAATCACAAACTCCCataaaaaatttactcttttcaGAGAACCCAGGATTTATGTCTCCCCAACCCAAGGTATTCCATGTTTTAGAAAGGTAAAATATGGCTATAGAAAACTGgttccagggacttccccggcagtccagtggttaagattccgcatgggttcaatccctggtcggggaactaagattctgcatgccaaacaaaacaaaacaaaacaaaacacaacaaaacaggtTCCAAATGATCATCACTTCAACTCACACTCTCCCACCGCCATCAAATAAGAGCAGCAAACAGACACATGATTATGAGCaaatccaaatttattttaatgccATGTCATTTTCAATGTGTTTAAAAACCTTGTAAGTTAGCGGGAGCCCTAGTTCCCTTCGACAGCATGCCAGAGGTACTGAAATTCATCACCTTTCTCTCCAAACCCCTAGCAATTCATCCAAGTCCACAGCTTCAGAAAGCCAGGAGTTTTGTCTCTTCAATCAGTCTGCTCCTCTGGTTCCAGGTCTTTTTTTCAAGAAAGGGAggtcaaaatatttcaaacaggGAACAAAACCACAGTGGAGCTTCCGACTCAGGTTTCTAAGACAGAGCAAGGGAAGAATCCCACTGACTCCAAAGAAATGGACATGGTTGAGATGGATTACTTCTTTACAGCCttgtggagggggaaaaaaatgtcctgCAGAACAAAATTGACTACAAAGATTTACAAATGAGGAtccatttgatagatgagaaTCCCTTGGTAAACGCAGGCTCCAGCTCCTAAAAATGGGAGGGGCCTGACTAGACAGCCTGGATCATAAAAGGAATCTGCCACATGTGAAGAAAAACAGTCTGAAGAATAGCTCCTCTATTTTGAGGCCTGATAAAATACTTGGGGAgagtgggaaaagagagaggaacaaGCCCCAACAGATGGGAAAATGCTGACACTGGAGTGGTATAAAAAAATTTCAGCTGAGTTTTTAGTGGTGGTGGCTACTTTAGCCTCTTCCCCGTTCTGTTGTAGGGTCATAAACCTCGACCAAGCAGAGAATAGTAGAAAAAGGCTAGAAAGAGGGGCTTGAAGACGATGGATTTTGACTCCtgattttattattcaatttctcttttctatttaaagtAGTCTTCGATGGCTGGGAAGCCTGGCCTCCCAAGACCAGAGTCAGTTGGAGCTGGTTGTTGTTGGAAGGGGGCTGGGTTGGGGGACTGGGATGAGGACAGGGAGACCCCGCTCTGCTGGTGGTCCTGGGTGGAGAAGACGAACTGCACTTCACAGAGCCTGGGGTGTGGTGGGAAGGGGATGAGGCAGGAGTGGCAAGCTGGGGGGATGGGACCCACCTCAGTCCCcagcttcattttcttctaaagtttCCCCACTGGTGGCATTCTCTGCAGTCTTAGAGGCCTACATTcatggaaaggagagggagaagacaTGTCAGTTTCCAACAACTTAGGGTAGTGTCTGGGGGACCAAGGACAAAAATATCCTAATTCTCTAGGTCAGGGCTGAGACGGGGAGAAATAAGGAGGACATACAGAAATCTATACACCCACCATGACCCAGGAAGGTGGAATAAAGAGGGATCAGGTTCACCCTGCCAGAGAGGGATGACTGTAAcgaaccttcttttttttctttttctgggttttCCGACTTGCCGAACTCTGGAGGAGGGCCTGGAACAtatagaaggaagaaggaaaacaaattttgagGAATGTGGAGCAAACACCAAGTGCTACTCTCAGCACTGTAGCTCTCTTCAGGACCTTCCCATCACTTATTCCTCACTCCCAAGACAAGTGCCACATGCCTGCCCCTTTCCATCCCACACTAACCTTAAGCTCTGCATCCTGGACCTCCATCTCAGACTTATAAAGGTCAGGCTCAAAGGGACCACTGGTTATCCGCATGGGGCCATTGGGCATAAGCAAAACTGTAAATTTAAACTGGGCAACAAATTCACCTATGAGAGAAACAAAGTATTTTGATAAAATGTTCCCTTGTCATCCATCCTCTTTTCTGTGAGCTATAGGGAGGAGGGGACCATAATCCGGGGCTCCAAAGTACAACTCTCTTCTTAGAACTCACCCTCCTTCTCATAGAGAACATTAAATGGTTGTAGCAGTTCGTGTTTGGCGCACTCCACCACACCCATGCGGGCCTTCTTCTCATCTTCAAATGctctggggagggagagacaaaTTCAGGTATCCTTATCTCCTTATCATGTCTTAccattttgcttatgtttttaaataactcCTACCCTCAGGCAGAAATCACGCATAG
This genomic interval from Physeter macrocephalus isolate SW-GA unplaced genomic scaffold, ASM283717v5 random_6, whole genome shotgun sequence contains the following:
- the ZC3H10 gene encoding zinc finger CCCH domain-containing protein 10 isoform X1, translated to MSPGVPFPASLSAPFSVLFTWSPAGLRRHCTEPARLETCCEPSSDVEVETHRSPGLHLSYLSSHQGWQEKEESPELGGTRMPDRDSYANGTGSSGGGPGGGGSEEASGTGAGSGGASSDAICRDFLRNVCKRGKRCRYRHPDMSEVSNLGVSKNEFIFCHDFQNKECSRPNCRFIHGSKEDEDGYKKTGELPPRLRQKVAAGLGLSPADLPNGKEEVPICRDFLKGDCQRGAKCKFRHLQRDFEFDARGGGGAGGGGSTGPVPPGRRHDLYDIYDLPDRGFEDHEPGPKRRRGGCCPPDGPHFESYEYSLAPPRGVECRLLEEENAMLRKRVEELKKQVSNLLATNEVLLEQNAQFRNQAKVMTLSSTAPATEQTLAPTVGTVATFNHGIAQTHTTLSSQALQPRPVSQQELVAPAGAPAAPPANAAPPAAPPPPPPHLNPEITPLSAALAQTIAQGMAPPPVSMAPVAVSVAPVAVSMAQPLAGITMSHTTTPMVTYPIASQSMRITAMPH
- the ZC3H10 gene encoding zinc finger CCCH domain-containing protein 10 isoform X3 produces the protein MPDRDSYANGTGSSGGGPGGGGSEEASGTGAGSGGASSDAICRDFLRNVCKRGKRCRYRHPDMSEVSNLGVSKNEFIFCHDFQNKECSRPNCRFIHGSKEDEDGYKKTGELPPRLRQKVAAGLGLSPADLPNGKEEVPICRDFLKGDCQRGAKCKFRHLQRDFEFDARGGGGAGGGGSTGPVPPGRRHDLYDIYDLPDRGFEDHEPGPKRRRGGCCPPDGPHFESYEYSLAPPRGVECRLLEEENAMLRKRVEELKKQVSNLLATNEVLLEQNAQFRNQAKVMTLSSTAPATEQTLAPTVGTVATFNHGIAQTHTTLSSQALQPRPVSQQELVAPAGAPAAPPANAAPPAAPPPPPPHLNPEITPLSAALAQTIAQGMAPPPVSMAPVAVSVAPVAVSMAQPLAGITMSHTTTPMVTYPIASQSMRITAMPH
- the ZC3H10 gene encoding zinc finger CCCH domain-containing protein 10 isoform X2, with product MSPGVPFPASLSAPFSVLFTWSPAGLRRHCTEPARLETCCEPSSDVEVETHRSPGLHLSYLSHQGWQEKEESPELGGTRMPDRDSYANGTGSSGGGPGGGGSEEASGTGAGSGGASSDAICRDFLRNVCKRGKRCRYRHPDMSEVSNLGVSKNEFIFCHDFQNKECSRPNCRFIHGSKEDEDGYKKTGELPPRLRQKVAAGLGLSPADLPNGKEEVPICRDFLKGDCQRGAKCKFRHLQRDFEFDARGGGGAGGGGSTGPVPPGRRHDLYDIYDLPDRGFEDHEPGPKRRRGGCCPPDGPHFESYEYSLAPPRGVECRLLEEENAMLRKRVEELKKQVSNLLATNEVLLEQNAQFRNQAKVMTLSSTAPATEQTLAPTVGTVATFNHGIAQTHTTLSSQALQPRPVSQQELVAPAGAPAAPPANAAPPAAPPPPPPHLNPEITPLSAALAQTIAQGMAPPPVSMAPVAVSVAPVAVSMAQPLAGITMSHTTTPMVTYPIASQSMRITAMPH
- the LOC102976138 gene encoding uncharacterized protein isoform X3, which produces MTTMSVPLNIRRRASTLLSALAPSSEKPPHHESEVEEEANAQAEAQEKKDEAEVQVNFHTHGSHRSRNKGSPRPGTLVQIVGLLAYCLELVSVHLEHRWPF
- the LOC102976138 gene encoding uncharacterized protein isoform X1, producing MTTMSVPLNIRRRASTLLSALAPSSEKPPHHESEASGYGRLPVEEEANAQAEAQEKKDEAEVQVNFHTHGSHRSRNKGSPRPGTLVQIVGLLAYCLELVSVHLEHRWPF
- the LOC102976138 gene encoding uncharacterized protein isoform X2, yielding MTTMSVPLNIRRRASTLLSALAPSSEKPPHHESEGYGRLPVEEEANAQAEAQEKKDEAEVQVNFHTHGSHRSRNKGSPRPGTLVQIVGLLAYCLELVSVHLEHRWPF